The Flavobacteriales bacterium nucleotide sequence AGGACTAATCATTCAAAATTAAGAATTCGCTTTCCCGCCTTACCTCAACAAAGTAAGCGTACCTTTTTCTTCAACCGTTTTCCCGTCAATACCTATATCTTTGGCCACGACGTAGTAGGTTCCCTCGGATGCGTCACCGCCATTCCAACCATTTAGGTCTTCGTACCTGCCAGAGTAACTCCAGATAAGTTGACCCCAGCGTGAGTAGATCTGCAAATCGATTTGCCCAATGTCTTTCCCTTTGGGTTTCCATAGATCGTTTTGTCCGTCGTCATTGGGCGTAAAAACATTGGGCAGTTCCAGTTCCAAACACGATTTGTTGAATACGCTTACCGTATCCCAGGTGACATCGAACTTAAAGTCCAGTTGCGCGAGGTAGTATGTACCTGGTGAATCATCTACCCAAAGGGTGCGTTCGGTACTGATAGTATAACCATAGGCGTTCACCCACCAGTACATATACTCATTGTTACGATAAGGCGTAGATAACTCCACGGAATCGCCCTTGCAAATAGTAATATCTTCACCGGCATCAGCACTAAACACCGGTGCATCACATGGATAAAGGACGACGTTGTCGATGTAGTACCCCGCACTAAACAGCGTTCTATCAGGATAACTCTGAGGGATATTAAACCAAGCAAGAGTTAAATATTTACTTGTATCCTGCAAAATTACTTTTTTCGTTATTCTCGTCCAGGAAACCGTTGAAAGGGTATCAAGATTTGACAATGAATATTGAGGGCTTACATTTGGAACTGTAAACTGAGTAAAAGTGAAGTCTTCTCTGGTAAATAGTAAAGGCTTAAGACCGGAACAATTGGATAGATTTGTTCTGTAATGCCTGTAAAATATAGCCAACTCAGCGATTACAAAATC carries:
- a CDS encoding gliding motility-associated C-terminal domain-containing protein, with protein sequence MQDTSKYLTLAWFNIPQSYPDRTLFSAGYYIDNVVLYPCDAPVFSADAGEDITICKGDSVELSTPYRNNEYMYWWVNAYGYTISTERTLWVDDSPGTYYLAQLDFKFDVTWDTVSVFNKSCLELELPNVFTPNDDGQNDLWKPKGKDIGQIDLQIYSRWGQLIWSYSGRYEDLNGWNGGDASEGTYYVVAKDIGIDGKTVEEKGTLTLLR